The following proteins are encoded in a genomic region of Candidatus Binatia bacterium:
- a CDS encoding helix-turn-helix transcriptional regulator, which yields MKAAQHRFGERVRQLRKARGWSQEKLAERTNRHWTYIGGVERGERNPTLRVIADIAKAFGVPIRELFPERDG from the coding sequence GTGAAGGCGGCCCAGCACAGGTTCGGCGAGCGGGTGCGGCAACTGCGCAAGGCTCGCGGATGGAGCCAGGAAAAACTTGCGGAACGAACGAACCGACACTGGACGTACATCGGCGGCGTCGAACGCGGCGAGCGCAATCCGACCCTGCGCGTCATCGCCGATATTGCCAAAGCCTTCGGCGTTCCGATCAGAGAACTGTTTCCGGAACGAGACGGCTGA
- a CDS encoding DUF58 domain-containing protein, with product MQPEHSGTEAVAPPPTAALAAVLAPAFLRKLDRLHLTVRRSLSTRPGNTPMPRGAQGSGIELENYRAYGAGDDLRHLDWNAYGRLDQLLIKTFRAEREAPLHLFIDTSASMAFPTADDKFVFSLCLAASFAYVSLRRNDPVRIVGLSEVWPQRHLGSPFFRHRDALLRLRDFLLQLRPYGKTALAAGIAAALRDHRSPGVAVVISDFLMEPEMYEAALQQLAARRFTVAALRVIGPGERDPSSLFRRGRLTDAETGRQRFITLSQDNLIRYQQALAAHLERLQEFCNRCEIVYSTTDTDAGLEQILFRDLPALGLLR from the coding sequence ATGCAGCCCGAACACTCCGGCACTGAGGCCGTAGCGCCACCGCCCACGGCGGCGCTCGCAGCCGTGCTGGCGCCGGCGTTTTTGCGCAAGCTCGATCGCCTGCATTTGACCGTACGCCGCTCTCTGAGTACGCGCCCCGGCAACACGCCAATGCCGCGTGGGGCTCAGGGTTCGGGCATCGAACTCGAGAACTACCGTGCTTACGGCGCGGGTGACGACCTGCGCCACCTGGATTGGAACGCGTACGGTCGCTTGGACCAACTGCTGATCAAGACCTTTCGCGCCGAGCGTGAAGCCCCCCTGCACCTGTTCATCGATACGTCAGCCTCGATGGCATTTCCAACTGCCGACGACAAGTTCGTCTTCAGCCTGTGCCTGGCGGCAAGCTTCGCCTACGTCAGCCTGCGCCGGAACGATCCGGTGCGCATCGTCGGCCTCAGCGAAGTCTGGCCACAGCGGCACTTGGGCTCGCCGTTTTTCCGCCACCGTGACGCCTTGCTGCGGTTACGGGATTTTCTGCTGCAGTTGCGGCCGTACGGCAAGACCGCCCTGGCTGCTGGCATCGCCGCCGCTCTCCGCGACCATCGGTCCCCGGGCGTCGCTGTGGTGATCTCAGATTTTCTCATGGAGCCGGAGATGTATGAAGCCGCGTTGCAACAGCTGGCGGCGCGGCGTTTCACCGTCGCGGCGCTACGCGTCATTGGGCCGGGAGAACGGGATCCCTCCTCGCTGTTTCGCCGCGGCCGACTGACCGATGCCGAGACCGGACGGCAGCGATTCATCACCCTCAGCCAGGACAATCTCATACGCTACCAGCAAGCGCTCGCCGCACATCTGGAGCGGCTGCAGGAATTCTGCAACCGGTGCGAAATCGTCTACTCCACGACAGACACGGACGCCGGCCTGGAGCAGATTCTGTTCCGGGATCTGCCGGCGTTGGGGCTGCTGCGGTGA
- a CDS encoding MoxR family ATPase → MSADTAQRAVQDFQAVFQRLRDQLHGVIVGHRNALDQILVAFFAGGHVLIEGVPGTGKTLIVRTLGEALNLSFNRIQFTVDLMPADITGTRMVMEENGRREFTFMPGPLFAHVLLADEINRSTPKTQSALLEAMAELQVTVAGTTYRLPPPFFVLATLNPIEMEGTYPLPEAQLDRFFFKVMLGYPDHADLQRIIGSTTGPALPTAAPVFAREEAAERIEALRALVREVLVAPHLEQYAAALVRATLPADSKLAPSQTTLLRPDEQINRYVSFGSSPRGGQALLLGAKVRALLDGRVNITYDDIDQVAIPALNHRLVLNFAAVADGIEPRSLIERVLHAARTLRH, encoded by the coding sequence ATGAGCGCGGACACTGCGCAGCGTGCCGTGCAGGACTTTCAGGCCGTCTTCCAGCGTCTGCGCGATCAGCTTCACGGCGTGATCGTCGGGCACCGCAACGCCCTCGATCAGATACTCGTGGCATTCTTCGCCGGTGGCCACGTGTTGATCGAAGGCGTTCCGGGAACGGGGAAGACGCTGATTGTGCGAACGTTGGGCGAGGCACTGAACCTGTCGTTCAATCGGATCCAGTTCACGGTGGATCTGATGCCGGCGGACATCACGGGCACACGCATGGTGATGGAGGAAAACGGCCGGCGCGAATTCACCTTTATGCCCGGTCCGCTCTTCGCCCACGTGCTGCTCGCGGACGAGATCAACCGCTCGACCCCGAAGACGCAGTCGGCCCTGCTCGAGGCGATGGCGGAGTTGCAGGTTACCGTTGCGGGCACCACGTACCGCTTACCGCCGCCGTTCTTCGTCCTGGCCACCCTCAACCCGATCGAGATGGAAGGCACTTATCCGCTGCCGGAAGCGCAGCTCGACCGGTTCTTTTTCAAGGTCATGCTCGGCTATCCGGACCATGCCGACCTGCAGCGTATCATCGGGAGCACCACCGGACCGGCGCTGCCGACTGCCGCACCGGTCTTTGCGCGCGAGGAGGCAGCGGAACGGATCGAGGCCCTGCGCGCCCTGGTGCGCGAGGTCTTGGTGGCCCCGCATCTGGAACAGTACGCCGCGGCCCTGGTGCGGGCAACATTGCCGGCTGATTCAAAGCTCGCGCCAAGCCAGACCACACTGCTGCGGCCCGATGAACAGATCAACCGCTACGTGAGCTTCGGCTCCAGCCCGCGCGGCGGACAAGCTCTGCTGCTCGGCGCCAAAGTGCGCGCTTTGCTCGACGGGCGGGTAAATATCACCTACGACGACATCGATCAGGTGGCGATCCCGGCCCTCAATCATCGCTTGGTCCTGAACTTTGCTGCCGTCGCGGACGGGATCGAACCGCGCTCACTGATCGAGCGCGTGCTCCATGCAGCCCGAACACTCCGGCACTGA
- a CDS encoding choice-of-anchor Q domain-containing protein — MQFQVQAAEVAPVISSITPNPLPWVSDPHTITINGSNFVPGCTVTLWDVTNSQGPYPKAVTFVSSSQIKVTANFTNHTATWSAQVTAPTASNTVQFQVQASAPRSPSISSVTPATPTGSDNPQPFKITGSNFVSGATVTLRDLTTGGPPLTNQSISSFKSTDIVINPTFTTAAHSWSAEVVNPGPVGSGQFPFTVASPIGAVKPSISAVNPSQPVGSNSSQPFAITGTNFASDATVTLRDLSTGEAPLTNRPISSISPTQIVINPTFTTLAHNWSVEVINPSGIPSGQFTFNVTCSAATTDFYLAFPLSSKRGPADKLINSVFDHHIPSSAPYYGIGAHDLTVTAFTGEEGLASIGIENPDDEIGKISYAGAKPFSLNGAYTGLNFLSYDGHAGIDFNASEGTPIRAPAEGEVLVQPTSDNDVYGMGVGKYNPLVIDHGNGYRTWILHAERNQHFHAPGHVCRGEVVAWVGHEGTGGGVGTAHLHFEVRKNFSGTWIPVDPYGWQPLDPQKLDPYTRAPNESPLWGNGSPQNSISGKVTDATGNAISGVPIALTGTTVSGAGPAVGAGRLNGVAASSVASPLAFTVTDVDGNYSFPYLTSGGDYTVAILENNSVSEPQEQSISNLNGSQTADFTAGSSDIPIAILTSPQSRTVALGDNVALGVDASGPAPLSYQWQFNGIDIPGETGSILLLDNVQVNQLGDYAAVVGHAGEFVTSATASLALTPALPDTPTATPTLSPTPTFTATTTPTNTPSPTFTPTATGTSTPTQTPTPTQTNTPTSTSINTSTSTPTWTLSPTSTSASTPTPTATPSATRTPTPTDTPTPTITPTPPPTGTATCAPTGTPYCRNQCPPPSTIAPGCSVPGGGGCIQNPQCASNEACAPFPPNNADGCCSCATLTPTSTPTKIFTITPTPQCVVGTGTAASCTESALDACLPGGASFAGTVTFNCGGAATITVTSTKAISADTTIDGGSLITISGGNSVGVFSVNTGVKFTVRNMTIANGNTASFEGGGGIYTSGGTLTVTNSTFSDNSAAGGGSGISSDNGAVTVTNSTFSGNSYGIGIGASSSGPLTVTNSTFLDNSGGIATTGATLTVVNNSTFSGNYYGGIINFGSIVVPNSGTLTVTNSTFSGNTGAGIDSSSGTVIVTNSSFSGNSSSGIANFGTLTVTNSTFSGNSSVGGGGIDSYGTLTVTNSTFFGNSSGIGNSGGHGGGIYSGYGTLTVTNSTFSGNSAVYSGGGIFNDSGTGTATVTNTIVANSTSGGNCDGVVIDGGHNIDDDGSCGFSGTSLSKRNPMLAGLANNGGPTQTIAIQAGSPAINAGNETVCAEPPVNKLDQRGYVRPGDGATSCSIGAYEYNSVPASPTTCIGDCNGDGQVTVDEILTMVNIALGNTAVTMCEAGYANQDGQITVNEILSAVNNALDGCPDQVTPTPAHSISGAIRYYSNGVSVPGVTVELKGATTLSTQTDANGQFAFDAVSAGSWQLQPAKMGGAEGAIDISDAVRALQFSVGQGTPNPGQQLSCDVSGDGTITEDDMNLIGQYTVGLLTRFPVADACGSDWIFVPVPSAAVNQSVTQPLILAGTCQPGSIAFDPISATAANQDFEAILIGDCNLSWPSEGSPTPAAEG; from the coding sequence GTGCAGTTCCAGGTGCAGGCCGCGGAGGTCGCCCCGGTGATCAGCAGCATTACACCGAATCCGCTGCCATGGGTCTCTGATCCGCACACGATCACGATCAACGGGAGCAACTTTGTGCCCGGGTGCACGGTGACGCTGTGGGATGTGACCAACAGCCAGGGGCCATATCCGAAGGCGGTGACGTTCGTGAGCAGCAGCCAGATCAAGGTGACGGCCAACTTCACGAATCACACCGCGACGTGGTCGGCGCAGGTCACCGCGCCGACGGCCTCCAACACGGTCCAGTTCCAGGTGCAGGCGAGCGCGCCTCGATCGCCGTCAATCAGCAGCGTGACTCCAGCGACGCCAACAGGATCAGATAACCCGCAGCCGTTTAAGATTACTGGAAGCAATTTCGTCTCCGGAGCAACCGTGACGTTGCGTGACCTAACTACCGGCGGGCCGCCTTTAACGAATCAGTCGATTAGCTCGTTCAAAAGCACCGACATTGTCATCAATCCTACATTCACAACTGCGGCGCACAGCTGGAGCGCCGAAGTAGTCAATCCAGGGCCGGTGGGGTCCGGGCAGTTCCCGTTTACTGTCGCATCTCCCATTGGCGCGGTGAAGCCTTCGATCAGCGCAGTCAACCCGAGTCAGCCTGTGGGATCAAACAGTTCTCAGCCTTTCGCGATTACTGGTACCAACTTCGCATCGGACGCGACGGTTACCCTGCGTGATTTGAGCACTGGAGAAGCACCGTTGACCAATCGGCCCATTAGCTCAATCAGTCCGACTCAAATCGTCATTAATCCGACTTTCACGACTTTGGCGCACAACTGGAGTGTGGAAGTGATAAACCCGAGCGGAATCCCATCTGGTCAGTTCACTTTCAACGTCACCTGTTCCGCGGCCACCACAGATTTTTACCTGGCTTTCCCGCTTTCCAGTAAGCGCGGTCCTGCTGACAAGCTAATAAACTCGGTATTCGACCATCACATCCCGTCAAGTGCCCCGTATTATGGAATAGGTGCTCACGATCTCACCGTGACGGCATTTACTGGCGAGGAAGGGTTGGCTTCCATTGGAATCGAAAATCCCGACGATGAAATCGGAAAGATCTCATACGCAGGTGCGAAGCCTTTCTCGCTCAACGGTGCATACACCGGCTTGAACTTCTTAAGCTACGACGGCCATGCCGGAATTGATTTCAACGCTAGTGAGGGAACTCCAATCCGTGCTCCGGCTGAGGGTGAAGTGCTCGTCCAGCCAACATCGGATAATGATGTGTATGGCATGGGCGTTGGAAAATATAATCCGTTGGTAATCGATCATGGCAACGGTTATCGAACCTGGATTTTGCACGCGGAGAGGAATCAGCATTTTCACGCACCAGGACACGTTTGCAGAGGAGAGGTTGTCGCGTGGGTGGGGCACGAGGGCACCGGAGGCGGGGTAGGAACCGCTCACCTGCATTTTGAAGTCAGGAAAAACTTCAGTGGCACGTGGATCCCCGTCGATCCGTATGGCTGGCAGCCATTGGACCCGCAGAAACTCGATCCGTATACACGGGCACCAAACGAGAGCCCATTGTGGGGTAATGGATCGCCACAGAACTCCATCTCCGGTAAGGTTACTGACGCGACCGGCAATGCAATCAGTGGAGTGCCCATAGCGCTGACCGGAACGACCGTAAGCGGCGCAGGACCTGCCGTTGGCGCAGGGCGCCTCAATGGAGTTGCAGCTTCATCTGTCGCCTCGCCTCTGGCGTTTACCGTCACCGACGTTGATGGAAACTATTCATTTCCTTACCTGACCAGTGGGGGGGATTACACGGTTGCTATTTTGGAAAATAACTCCGTTTCCGAACCGCAAGAACAATCGATTTCCAATCTCAATGGTAGCCAAACAGCGGACTTTACAGCCGGCTCATCTGACATACCCATTGCTATTCTGACCTCTCCGCAGAGTCGGACGGTGGCATTGGGCGACAATGTCGCCCTTGGGGTAGATGCAAGTGGGCCAGCCCCATTAAGTTATCAGTGGCAATTCAATGGGATCGATATACCGGGTGAAACCGGCTCAATTTTGCTCTTGGATAACGTGCAGGTGAATCAACTAGGCGACTACGCTGCCGTCGTAGGTCACGCAGGCGAGTTTGTCACGAGTGCCACAGCGTCGCTCGCGCTAACTCCTGCGCTCCCCGACACACCAACGGCTACTCCGACGCTCTCGCCCACACCAACGTTCACGGCGACAACGACGCCGACGAACACACCTTCGCCGACCTTCACGCCCACGGCGACTGGAACGAGTACTCCGACTCAGACGCCGACCCCGACCCAAACCAACACCCCGACCAGTACCTCAATCAATACGTCCACCTCGACACCTACTTGGACGCTTAGCCCGACGAGCACATCTGCGAGCACTCCGACCCCGACGGCAACGCCGTCTGCCACACGCACGCCGACACCGACCGACACACCCACGCCTACAATTACCCCAACACCCCCTCCGACGGGGACGGCGACGTGCGCGCCCACGGGCACGCCCTATTGCAGGAACCAATGTCCACCGCCGTCCACAATCGCGCCTGGCTGTTCCGTTCCTGGGGGTGGCGGATGCATTCAAAATCCGCAGTGCGCATCCAACGAAGCCTGCGCGCCATTCCCCCCCAACAATGCCGACGGTTGCTGCTCGTGCGCGACCCTGACGCCCACGTCCACTCCGACCAAGATCTTCACAATCACACCGACGCCACAGTGCGTCGTTGGCACCGGCACGGCTGCGAGCTGCACCGAGTCAGCGCTGGATGCGTGCCTGCCAGGGGGCGCGAGTTTCGCCGGGACTGTGACCTTCAACTGCGGTGGCGCCGCCACGATTACCGTCACCAGCACCAAGGCCATTAGCGCCGATACCACCATTGACGGCGGGAGTCTGATCACGATCAGCGGCGGAAACAGCGTGGGCGTCTTCTCCGTGAACACTGGCGTCAAGTTCACGGTCCGGAACATGACCATCGCCAACGGCAACACAGCCAGCTTTGAGGGCGGCGGCGGCATCTACACCAGCGGCGGCACGCTGACGGTGACCAACAGCACCTTCTCCGACAACAGCGCGGCCGGCGGCGGCAGCGGCATCTCCAGTGACAACGGCGCGGTCACCGTCACGAACAGCACCTTCTCCGGCAATAGCTACGGCATCGGCATCGGCGCCAGCAGCAGCGGCCCGCTGACGGTCACCAACAGCACGTTCTTAGACAACAGCGGCGGCATCGCCACCACTGGCGCCACGCTGACTGTTGTTAACAACAGCACGTTCTCCGGCAATTATTACGGCGGGATCATTAACTTCGGGAGCATTGTCGTTCCCAACAGCGGCACGCTGACCGTTACCAACAGCACGTTCTCCGGCAATACCGGCGCCGGCATCGACAGCAGCAGCGGCACGGTCATCGTCACCAACAGCAGCTTCTCGGGCAATAGCAGCAGCGGCATCGCAAACTTCGGCACGCTGACGGTGACCAACAGCACCTTCTCCGGCAATAGCTCGGTCGGCGGCGGCGGCATCGATAGCTACGGGACGTTGACCGTCACCAACAGTACCTTCTTCGGCAATAGCTCGGGCATCGGCAATAGCGGCGGCCACGGCGGCGGCATCTACAGCGGATATGGCACGCTGACGGTCACGAACAGCACGTTCTCCGGCAATAGCGCGGTCTACAGTGGCGGCGGCATCTTCAACGACTCGGGCACGGGCACAGCCACCGTCACCAACACCATCGTCGCCAATAGCACCTCGGGCGGCAATTGCGACGGCGTCGTTATTGATGGCGGCCACAACATCGACGACGATGGTTCCTGCGGGTTTTCGGGAACTTCTCTCAGCAAGAGGAACCCAATGCTCGCGGGTTTGGCGAATAACGGCGGACCGACCCAAACCATCGCGATCCAAGCGGGCAGCCCGGCGATCAACGCCGGCAACGAAACCGTCTGCGCGGAACCGCCCGTGAACAAGCTCGACCAACGTGGCTACGTCCGGCCGGGTGATGGCGCCACAAGCTGCTCCATCGGCGCGTACGAGTACAACTCGGTCCCAGCCTCACCAACGACGTGCATCGGTGACTGCAACGGCGACGGGCAGGTCACCGTCGACGAGATCCTGACGATGGTGAACATCGCCCTCGGGAACACGGCGGTCACGATGTGCGAAGCCGGCTACGCTAACCAAGACGGCCAGATCACCGTCAATGAGATCCTTTCCGCGGTGAACAACGCCCTAGATGGGTGTCCTGATCAGGTGACGCCCACACCGGCCCACAGCATCAGCGGGGCGATTCGCTACTACAGCAACGGCGTATCCGTACCGGGCGTGACCGTTGAGCTGAAGGGGGCGACGACTCTCTCGACTCAGACGGATGCGAACGGCCAATTCGCCTTCGATGCCGTCTCGGCCGGGTCGTGGCAACTCCAGCCGGCCAAGATGGGCGGCGCCGAGGGGGCCATCGACATAAGCGATGCCGTTCGGGCGCTCCAATTCTCCGTTGGGCAGGGCACTCCCAATCCGGGACAACAGCTAAGCTGCGATGTGTCAGGGGACGGCACGATCACCGAGGATGATATGAATCTGATCGGCCAGTACACAGTAGGCTTACTCACGCGCTTCCCGGTCGCCGATGCCTGCGGTTCGGACTGGATCTTCGTTCCGGTTCCAAGCGCAGCAGTCAACCAGTCAGTAACTCAACCCCTGATTTTGGCAGGGACCTGCCAGCCAGGCAGCATCGCCTTCGACCCGATCTCGGCCACTGCCGCGAACCAGGATTTCGAGGCAATTCTGATTGGCGACTGCAATCTCAGCTGGCCAAGTGAGGGGTCGCCGACACCAGCGGCGGAGGGCTGA
- a CDS encoding VWA domain-containing protein yields MGFAEPLALLFAGLYGILVVFYLWERWRRRVAVPSLLLWEVVPEDTLRARRFRPDLLFLLQLLLLACLIAGLARPYFSDGASLPPRGRHVFVLDTSASMQAREARGTRFDEARGQALDLLKSLQADEEVMLITTAPSPEVLVNFTRERDAVAQALERLAPTDTGSDLSVALAFADSAMQRSDVPTELEVFSDIPRSQLPEPGRDHAKVFQVGETDVNIGIEALQIFQGRFQDYRRARAYVLVENFGHREGHGFLTVRLENQVVNRSGFTLPPRESKEFVVHGFRGPGRVVAQIEATDALDADNVAFGWIRPVRPVRLLLVSAASPLVDDLRQLVTATPALQLSVVDPRTFSADQSRQADLVIFNRFVPDVQPATNTLYLYPPRENTLFPVAGDAENIEVLDWDTHHPALQSLRPLAALPLQRARIVTPPAWSQVLLWSRTSAQEFPLALAGEDNGHRVACITFDLESEGLLGSDNLNFFLFFMNLLGWLAPSGEETAVVRTGEVTPLGPLADGPVRVQYPHGEVVTLPAGQATLQPLYAGEYRVSVDGTSRLLLANFFDPVESDIGRSSKEPTMPPQPATHGVQTIPASDRHEYGSWLYDAAAALLLFEWAVARRRSV; encoded by the coding sequence ATGGGCTTTGCCGAACCGCTGGCGCTGCTTTTCGCCGGGCTCTACGGGATTCTGGTTGTTTTCTATCTCTGGGAGCGCTGGCGGCGGCGCGTTGCGGTGCCGTCCCTGCTCCTGTGGGAAGTGGTGCCTGAAGACACGCTGCGGGCGCGGCGCTTCCGACCCGATCTGTTGTTCCTCCTTCAGCTCTTGCTGCTCGCCTGCCTGATTGCCGGACTGGCGAGGCCCTATTTCTCTGACGGCGCCAGCCTGCCACCGCGTGGACGTCATGTCTTCGTGCTGGATACATCGGCCAGCATGCAGGCGCGTGAGGCGCGGGGCACCCGCTTCGACGAAGCACGTGGGCAGGCGCTCGATCTGCTCAAGAGCTTGCAGGCCGATGAGGAAGTCATGCTGATCACCACCGCACCGTCGCCTGAAGTGCTGGTGAACTTCACGCGCGAGCGTGACGCTGTGGCCCAGGCTCTGGAGCGGCTGGCCCCGACGGACACCGGCTCCGATCTTTCGGTGGCGCTGGCGTTTGCCGACAGCGCCATGCAGCGCAGCGACGTTCCCACCGAACTGGAGGTCTTCAGCGATATTCCCCGCAGTCAATTGCCCGAGCCGGGCCGGGATCACGCCAAGGTGTTCCAAGTCGGTGAGACCGACGTAAACATCGGCATCGAGGCGCTGCAGATATTTCAGGGGCGCTTCCAGGACTACCGCCGAGCCCGAGCCTACGTGCTGGTTGAGAATTTCGGCCATCGCGAAGGGCACGGATTCCTCACCGTACGGCTGGAGAACCAGGTGGTGAACCGGAGCGGATTCACCTTGCCGCCTCGCGAGTCCAAGGAGTTCGTCGTGCACGGCTTCCGCGGTCCGGGGCGGGTTGTGGCGCAAATCGAGGCCACCGACGCGCTGGACGCTGACAACGTCGCCTTCGGCTGGATTCGGCCGGTGCGACCGGTGCGCCTGCTTTTGGTCTCAGCCGCTTCACCTCTGGTTGATGACCTGCGTCAGTTGGTGACCGCAACTCCGGCGCTTCAGCTATCGGTCGTGGATCCACGGACATTCAGCGCCGATCAATCCCGACAGGCTGACCTGGTGATCTTCAATCGGTTCGTGCCAGACGTGCAGCCGGCAACGAACACGCTCTACCTCTATCCGCCGCGCGAGAACACCCTCTTTCCCGTCGCCGGCGACGCGGAAAACATCGAAGTCCTCGATTGGGACACGCACCACCCGGCCCTCCAGTCACTGCGGCCGCTGGCGGCGTTGCCGCTGCAGCGTGCCCGCATCGTGACGCCGCCGGCGTGGAGTCAGGTGCTGCTGTGGTCGCGGACCTCGGCGCAGGAATTCCCGCTGGCCCTGGCGGGGGAGGACAATGGACACCGGGTCGCGTGCATCACGTTCGACCTCGAGAGCGAAGGTTTGCTCGGCAGCGACAATCTCAACTTCTTCCTCTTCTTCATGAACCTGCTGGGCTGGCTGGCGCCGAGCGGCGAGGAAACCGCCGTGGTGAGAACCGGCGAGGTGACGCCGCTGGGCCCCTTGGCAGACGGGCCGGTACGGGTTCAGTATCCGCACGGCGAGGTGGTGACGCTGCCCGCCGGACAGGCGACTCTCCAGCCGCTTTATGCCGGCGAATACCGCGTCAGCGTGGACGGGACGAGCCGACTGCTGCTGGCGAATTTTTTCGATCCCGTGGAGTCGGACATCGGACGATCGAGCAAAGAACCGACAATGCCGCCGCAGCCGGCCACGCATGGGGTGCAGACCATACCGGCGTCGGACCGGCACGAATACGGTTCCTGGTTGTACGACGCAGCCGCCGCCCTCTTGCTCTTCGAATGGGCCGTGGCGCGGAGGCGCTCGGTATGA